One Candidatus Melainabacteria bacterium DNA segment encodes these proteins:
- a CDS encoding zinc-binding protein, whose protein sequence is MSNIDKILNCCHCNSAFVFTSGEQDFFKAKGLTNEPKRCPNCRILVRVQRSGKDVGTTAEVACADCGSQTRVPFQPKGYRPVYCSACLRTRKDDLAVANV, encoded by the coding sequence ATGTCCAATATCGATAAAATTCTGAATTGCTGCCATTGCAACTCCGCCTTTGTGTTCACGAGTGGCGAGCAAGACTTCTTCAAGGCCAAAGGTCTTACGAACGAGCCAAAACGTTGTCCTAACTGTCGAATCTTGGTTAGAGTTCAACGCAGCGGAAAAGACGTAGGTACAACGGCCGAAGTCGCCTGTGCAGACTGCGGAAGCCAAACTAGAGTGCCTTTCCAGCCGAAAGGTTATAGACCGGTCTACTGTAGTGCCTGCCTCAGAACCAGAAAAGACGACCTGGCAGTTGCAAACGTCTGA
- a CDS encoding DJ-1/PfpI family protein, which yields MQFQILLFDGFEEMDVFGVFEPLRMADLQVKLVSLHPKEYVTGFYGTRVIPDTLLDVTNAPDVLIVPGGGWINQSPAGAWAESEKGTILAALQQFSQEGCILASVCAGAMLLAKAGLLTDRAATTNLSLLDELWQEQVNVIQARVVDDGDIITAGGITSSLDLGVWLVQRFLGADKALEVSRKLEFEPRGCVWQQSKSNH from the coding sequence ACGGCTTTGAAGAAATGGATGTCTTCGGCGTTTTCGAACCGCTGAGAATGGCTGATTTGCAGGTCAAGCTGGTCAGCCTTCACCCGAAAGAATATGTCACCGGCTTTTACGGCACCCGCGTCATTCCTGACACATTGCTGGATGTAACCAATGCGCCGGATGTATTAATCGTGCCAGGCGGTGGGTGGATAAATCAATCACCGGCTGGAGCCTGGGCAGAGTCGGAAAAAGGAACCATACTGGCGGCACTCCAGCAGTTCAGTCAGGAGGGATGCATTCTCGCTTCCGTCTGCGCTGGGGCGATGTTGCTTGCCAAAGCAGGATTGCTCACAGACCGGGCTGCTACCACTAATCTGTCTTTGCTGGACGAGCTGTGGCAAGAGCAAGTGAACGTCATACAAGCGAGAGTTGTTGACGACGGCGACATTATCACCGCAGGCGGTATCACCAGCAGCCTCGACCTCGGCGTCTGGTTGGTACAACGTTTTCTTGGTGCAGACAAAGCGTTAGAAGTTTCGCGCAAGCTGGAATTTGAACCGCGTGGTTGCGTTTGGCAACAAAGCAAGTCAAATCACTGA